CCGGGTGATTTCCGGCATGCAATATGTCGATGGCATCGCGCCGGGCGAGCCTCCCGCCGCGCCGACCAAGATCGTCCGCATGTGGATTGATGGGCCGCTTCCCGCTGCGCCGGCCGTTGCGCAAGCGACGGCGGAGCCCGCCTCAGCGCAATAATGCGCGTCGACGAATTCGATTTCGACCTGCCGCAAGATCGGATTGCCCTCCGTCCGGCGCGTCCGCGCGATTCTGCGCGAATGCTGGTGGTGGAGGGCCATGCGATTAGCGACCGTGTGGTCGGTGACTTGCCGTCCCTGCTTCGCGCTGGCGACGTCCTGGTCTTCAACGATACGCGCGTCATTCCCGCTCAACTCGAGGGAAAGAAGGGTGAGGCGAGCATTGGCGCGACACTCCACAAGCGGGAGGGTCCGCGCGAATGGTGGGCCTTTGTTCGCAATGCCAGGCGAGTCCGCGAGGGTGACCTGGTCGACTTCGGCGAGGGCGTTCGGGCCAGTGCCGTGGCTAAGGACCAGGACGGAGCTATCCTGCTTGCCTTCCACGGTGAGGAACCCGTTGAGCTGCTTCTCGAGCGCGCAGGGCAAATGCCGCTTCCACCATACATCGCCGGCAAACGCCCGACCGACGAAGCGGATCGCAGCGACTATCAAACGATGTTCGCGCGGGAAGAGGGCGCCGTAGCAGCGCCCACAGCCGCACTACACTTCACGGACGCCCTGATATCAGCCCTAGATTCGCGGGGCGTCCGTCGCGAGACGCTGACCCTCCACGTTGGCGCCGGGACGTTCCTGCCGGTCAAGGCCACCAATACCGCCGATCACAAGATGCACAGCGAGT
The window above is part of the Sphingomonas sp. HDW15A genome. Proteins encoded here:
- the queA gene encoding tRNA preQ1(34) S-adenosylmethionine ribosyltransferase-isomerase QueA translates to MRVDEFDFDLPQDRIALRPARPRDSARMLVVEGHAISDRVVGDLPSLLRAGDVLVFNDTRVIPAQLEGKKGEASIGATLHKREGPREWWAFVRNARRVREGDLVDFGEGVRASAVAKDQDGAILLAFHGEEPVELLLERAGQMPLPPYIAGKRPTDEADRSDYQTMFAREEGAVAAPTAALHFTDALISALDSRGVRRETLTLHVGAGTFLPVKATNTADHKMHSEWGRIDATTAERLNRTRAAGGRIIAVGTTSLRLLESAADEDGTIQPFEGDTAIFITPGYRFKAIDGLMTNFHLPKSTLFMLVSALMGLDVMKSAYAHAIREGYRFYSYGDSSLLLPNA